Sequence from the Falsibacillus albus genome:
GGGTCATTAACACGTTTGATCCGTTCATTTTCGGAATCCACATCGTCGGCTTGATTATGTGGGCTCTCGGAGGCGATCCCGGATATACATTTTTGGCGATCTATATGATCTTGATCATTTACTATCTAATACGGTTCCAGGTGCATTTTGCCGTCAAGCATTCCGTCAAGAAGCTGGTTCCGGATGCGGAAAGCATCATCGTGTCCCCGACGGTCAGATTCCACCAATGGCGCATTGCCGTCAAAACGAAAGACTATTTTTATGTCGCACGTGCCTATCAAAGATCGGTGACGATTTTGGATAAATTCAAACGGGTTCCTGTTCCGGAAACAGACGTCATCCGTTCTGCCAAAAGAGACAAAAATCTGTCTGCTTTCCTGCATTTCTCACCAGTTTTCCGATGGGAAGTGGACGAATTCGACGATTTTTATGAAGTAAGATTCATCGACCTCCGCTATCGAAGCAATGGTCATTACCCATTTGTCGCGGTCGTACAGCTCGATACAGAGCTCGAGATCATCGGTTCCTATACGGGATGGATTTTCAGTGAGGAAAAACTTCGAAAGAAATTGGATGTGAATCCTGGATAAAAGAAAAATCCCTTGCTTTGCGGCAGGGGATTTTTTTACTGGAGTTTTAAAAAATATAGTGTGTGGATTTGCGCAGCAAAAGCATCCTTATCAATGCTTCACATCATCTGAATCTTCCAACAGATGCTTATATCTCGGATTCCTCGCTGCAA
This genomic interval carries:
- a CDS encoding metal-dependent hydrolase — encoded protein: MDTGTHVVMGFAIGGLATLDPIVAENTATAHSVLIAALIGSQVPDIDTVLKLRNNAVYIRNHRGITHSIPAVCLWPLAIVAVIYPLVPEANLLHLWIWTFIAVFLHVFVDIFNAYGTQALRPFSSKWVALGVINTFDPFIFGIHIVGLIMWALGGDPGYTFLAIYMILIIYYLIRFQVHFAVKHSVKKLVPDAESIIVSPTVRFHQWRIAVKTKDYFYVARAYQRSVTILDKFKRVPVPETDVIRSAKRDKNLSAFLHFSPVFRWEVDEFDDFYEVRFIDLRYRSNGHYPFVAVVQLDTELEIIGSYTGWIFSEEKLRKKLDVNPG